A genomic region of Candidatus Hydrogenedentota bacterium contains the following coding sequences:
- the ftsY gene encoding signal recognition particle-docking protein FtsY, with protein sequence MAKTGFIGRLREKLEKSRDNLVGNVKRALGRPFIDDEAFDALEEVLIGADVGVATTLKIIEEMRGAVKARRLTDSEDLIALLKEELTGLLSEGNHAIDWSRPGSPHVTLVAGVNGSGKTTTTGKLASRLIADGRTVLLGAADTFRAAATEQLAIWSERTGADLVRLSDGADPASVAYDATDAAVARKIDNVLIDTAGRLHTKVNLMEELKKIQRVVRKRIPDAPHEVLLVLDATTGQNGLEQARQFTQALDVTGIILTKLDGTAKGGMAVAIQRELGIPIKMIGIGESVDDLDMFDAREFVEALFAQ encoded by the coding sequence ATGGCGAAAACAGGATTCATAGGCCGGCTTCGGGAGAAACTGGAGAAAAGCCGCGACAACCTCGTGGGAAACGTCAAGCGAGCGCTTGGGCGGCCATTCATTGACGACGAGGCGTTTGACGCGCTCGAGGAAGTCCTTATCGGGGCCGATGTGGGCGTCGCCACCACGCTTAAAATCATCGAGGAAATGCGCGGCGCGGTCAAGGCCCGCCGGCTCACGGATTCGGAAGACCTGATCGCGCTGCTCAAGGAGGAGCTGACGGGGCTGCTGTCCGAGGGCAACCACGCGATTGACTGGTCGCGCCCGGGGAGCCCCCACGTGACCCTGGTCGCGGGCGTGAACGGGTCCGGCAAGACGACCACGACCGGCAAACTGGCCTCCAGGCTCATCGCCGACGGGCGAACGGTGCTGCTCGGCGCGGCGGACACGTTCCGCGCGGCGGCGACGGAGCAGCTCGCCATCTGGAGCGAGCGCACGGGCGCGGACCTGGTGCGCCTGAGCGATGGCGCGGATCCGGCCTCGGTGGCGTATGACGCGACGGACGCCGCGGTGGCGCGGAAGATAGACAATGTCCTCATCGACACGGCGGGCCGCCTGCACACCAAGGTGAATCTGATGGAGGAGCTGAAGAAGATCCAGCGGGTGGTGCGCAAGCGCATCCCCGACGCGCCGCACGAAGTCTTGCTGGTGCTCGACGCGACCACCGGCCAGAACGGGCTGGAGCAGGCGCGCCAGTTTACCCAGGCGCTCGATGTGACGGGCATAATCCTGACGAAACTGGATGGCACCGCCAAGGGGGGGATGGCCGTGGCGATCCAGCGCGAACTGGGCATCCCGATCAAGATGATTGGCATCGGCGAAAGCGTCGATGACCTGGATATGTTCGATGCCCGCGAGTTTGTTGAAGCCCTGTTCGCACAATAG
- the tadA gene encoding Flp pilus assembly complex ATPase component TadA, translating into MTPEARNEQTRSAIGDALMAAGAITEEQLARALRVQSLLEDPRQLVDVLVELGYGERSALNEAITRQGKSLRLGDLLLEQGIITADALAMGLQLQRESGLRLGEALIQIGAINERTLLRNVAHQMGVPYIEPNINMIDPELLRGLSPDYLLRYLFVPFIRGEDGMLTVVVSELESDPTRQAIRDIYHRDVRYALGPADVIRQSIEDIRHRRNIGEGAEAGAPDRAEDTIVPILNHLIQEAIEDGASDIHIEPMADVVRIRYRIDGVLVYKTDLPKDLLVKLISRLKILAELNIAEHQRHQGGRFQIEHKEREVDLRLSIYVTVHGECAVMRILNREMALVTLEKLGMAPSMLARYRDDVLHSPTGVVLYTGPTGSGKTTTLYSSIAYCNNIHTKIITAEDPVEFTIEGIIQCTIHEKIGRTFHSTLREIVRQDPDIIVMGEIRDKESAEVAIQAALTGHKVYSTFHTEDTIGGLLRLIDMDIETFLISSTVVSVVAQRLLRRICDHCKAPYVPTAKEANAVGLPLEDLRRHEYMRGRGCNRCAHTGYRGRIGAYELLVLNEPVKEAILAKKPAHTIRQLSVETTGLISMREDACAKVVRGHTTFEEVLRHTPRTFSVRPLRNILAMSE; encoded by the coding sequence ATGACGCCAGAAGCGCGTAACGAACAAACACGATCAGCCATCGGCGACGCGCTGATGGCCGCCGGGGCAATTACCGAAGAGCAGTTGGCGCGCGCGTTGCGCGTCCAGTCCCTGCTCGAAGATCCGCGCCAACTCGTGGATGTCCTGGTGGAGCTGGGATACGGGGAGCGGTCGGCGCTCAATGAAGCCATCACGCGCCAGGGGAAAAGCCTGCGGCTGGGGGATCTGTTGCTGGAGCAGGGCATCATCACCGCCGACGCGCTGGCGATGGGCTTGCAGTTGCAGCGGGAGAGCGGTCTCCGCCTGGGCGAGGCGCTAATCCAAATCGGCGCGATTAACGAGCGCACCCTGTTGCGCAACGTGGCCCACCAGATGGGGGTCCCGTACATTGAGCCCAATATCAATATGATCGACCCCGAGTTGCTCCGGGGGCTCTCCCCGGATTACCTCCTCCGCTACCTATTCGTCCCCTTCATTCGCGGTGAAGACGGCATGCTCACGGTTGTGGTTTCCGAACTGGAATCCGATCCCACCCGGCAGGCCATCCGCGATATCTATCACCGGGACGTGCGTTACGCGCTGGGCCCGGCGGACGTGATCCGGCAGAGTATCGAAGACATACGGCACCGGCGGAATATTGGGGAAGGAGCGGAGGCCGGGGCGCCGGACCGCGCCGAGGACACCATCGTTCCCATTCTCAATCACCTCATACAGGAGGCGATCGAAGATGGCGCCAGCGATATTCACATCGAGCCCATGGCGGATGTGGTCCGTATCCGATACCGCATCGACGGCGTCCTGGTCTACAAGACGGATCTGCCCAAGGATCTGCTGGTGAAGCTCATATCCCGGCTCAAGATTCTGGCGGAACTGAACATCGCCGAACACCAGCGCCACCAGGGGGGTCGATTCCAGATCGAGCACAAGGAGCGCGAGGTGGACCTGCGCCTGTCCATCTACGTGACCGTTCACGGCGAATGCGCGGTGATGCGCATCCTGAACCGCGAGATGGCGCTCGTCACGCTCGAAAAGCTGGGGATGGCCCCGAGCATGCTGGCGCGCTACCGGGACGACGTGCTGCACTCGCCCACCGGCGTCGTGCTGTACACGGGGCCGACGGGATCGGGGAAGACGACGACCCTGTACAGCAGTATCGCGTACTGCAATAATATCCATACGAAGATCATCACGGCGGAGGACCCGGTCGAGTTCACGATCGAGGGGATCATCCAGTGCACGATCCACGAGAAGATCGGGCGCACGTTCCACTCGACGCTCCGCGAAATCGTGCGGCAGGATCCAGACATCATTGTCATGGGGGAGATCCGGGACAAGGAGTCCGCCGAAGTCGCTATCCAGGCGGCGCTGACGGGCCACAAGGTCTATTCGACGTTCCACACCGAAGACACCATTGGCGGCCTCCTGCGCCTGATCGATATGGACATCGAGACGTTTCTCATCTCCTCCACCGTGGTTTCCGTTGTCGCGCAGCGCCTGCTCCGCCGCATCTGCGACCATTGCAAGGCGCCCTACGTCCCTACGGCGAAGGAAGCCAACGCGGTCGGGCTGCCGCTCGAGGATTTGCGGCGGCACGAGTACATGCGCGGCCGGGGCTGCAATCGCTGCGCGCATACCGGCTACCGGGGACGGATCGGCGCCTACGAACTGCTGGTCCTGAATGAGCCGGTCAAGGAGGCCATTCTTGCGAAGAAACCGGCGCACACGATCCGGCAGTTGAGCGTGGAAACGACGGGGTTGATCAGCATGCGGGAAGACGCCTGCGCCAAGGTGGTACGGGGGCATACGACGTTTGAAGAAGTGTTGCGCCATACGCCGCGGACCTTTTCCGTGCGCCCCCTGCGCAATATCCTGGCAATGTCCGAATAG
- a CDS encoding HDOD domain-containing protein — protein sequence MTACPFCESPVPEDQLPGDGPGLAVCVHCFNPLRLSWSDGGFEATRLSDHRDMRRNSGPDTIAGAILAQAGPALQQLPVLPEISQRILTLLRDPEFGMPELAGMIREDPAIALAIMKQANSAAFGGLSPIKDLNGACARLGMRNVANTVQIVANQRLFVAGNPRVKITMQLLWRHSVAAAYCAGQIARLTLAPDPEAVFLAGLVHDAGKLFLLQAVGNPEIGVLRDVEDNPELFREILDSMHPLFGLLVCQAWTLPAEFRAAAFFHHRPEQCPEADWLPLVHTVALANTIVRVEGYGMYPAGADTFLASHPSTQYLGLSDIKLAMLRVDLRDALEALFDATS from the coding sequence ATGACCGCATGCCCTTTCTGTGAGAGCCCTGTACCCGAGGATCAGTTGCCTGGAGACGGCCCCGGGCTGGCAGTCTGTGTGCACTGTTTCAATCCGCTCCGCCTGAGCTGGAGCGACGGCGGCTTCGAGGCTACCCGTCTTTCGGATCATCGGGATATGCGCCGGAACAGCGGCCCGGACACCATTGCCGGAGCGATTCTGGCGCAGGCCGGCCCCGCGCTCCAGCAACTGCCCGTCCTGCCCGAGATCTCCCAGCGGATTCTTACGCTGCTCCGCGATCCGGAATTCGGCATGCCCGAACTGGCCGGTATGATTCGCGAGGATCCCGCGATCGCGCTCGCAATTATGAAGCAAGCGAACAGCGCCGCGTTCGGCGGCCTGAGCCCGATCAAGGACCTGAATGGGGCCTGCGCGCGCCTCGGCATGCGCAATGTCGCGAACACGGTGCAGATCGTGGCGAACCAGCGGTTGTTTGTCGCGGGCAACCCGCGCGTGAAGATCACGATGCAGTTGCTCTGGCGCCACTCCGTGGCGGCGGCCTACTGCGCAGGCCAGATCGCGCGCCTCACCCTGGCGCCCGATCCGGAGGCGGTCTTTCTGGCGGGGCTGGTGCACGACGCGGGCAAGTTGTTTCTGCTTCAAGCGGTCGGCAACCCCGAGATCGGCGTGCTGCGTGACGTGGAGGACAATCCCGAGCTGTTTCGCGAGATCCTGGACAGCATGCACCCGCTGTTCGGGCTGCTGGTATGCCAGGCGTGGACGCTGCCTGCCGAATTCCGGGCTGCGGCGTTCTTTCATCACCGCCCGGAGCAATGCCCCGAAGCCGACTGGCTGCCCCTGGTCCACACCGTCGCTCTGGCCAACACCATCGTCCGCGTGGAGGGATACGGCATGTACCCCGCCGGTGCGGACACCTTCCTGGCGTCCCACCCGTCGACCCAATACCTTGGCCTTTCCGATATCAAGTTGGCGATGCTTCGGGTAGACCTGCGCGACGCGCTGGAGGCCCTTTTCGACGCCACCTCCTGA
- the cysS gene encoding cysteine--tRNA ligase gives MALCFHNTLSRQKEIFTPLEPGKVGLYTCGPTIYNFAHIGNLRAYMFEDLLSRYLTYRGYHVKHIMNLTDVEDKLIRTCRETGESLKSVTERYANAFFQDLDTLGIRRASAYPAATDHIEEMVAMIKALREKGHTYEADGSVYFRLGSFPDYGKLSHMDLEQLQNGASGRVDHDEYEAGDARDFVLWKAYVEEDGDVFWETELGKGRPGWHIECSAMAVKYLGNHFDIHCGGVDNIFPHHENEIAQSCCATGGHFVNYWLHCAHLMVDGRKMSKSLGNFYTLRDLLERGLDPLAIRWALLAIHYRQPNNFTIKTVEDASQALQRIRDFRQRLGEVRGPGGDLRERCEACETEFTRALDDDLNISGGLGAVFDFIRAANRELDAQAVGEEGAANALALLDRLNEVTGLFAPGAGSEETPADIIERVNQRQQARRDKDFARADAIRDALAAEGWIIEDTPDGARVKRA, from the coding sequence ATGGCCCTGTGTTTTCACAACACCCTTTCCCGCCAGAAGGAGATCTTTACCCCCCTGGAACCCGGAAAAGTGGGGCTGTACACCTGTGGGCCGACCATCTACAACTTCGCGCACATCGGCAACCTCCGGGCGTACATGTTTGAGGACCTGCTGAGCCGTTATCTGACTTACCGCGGCTACCACGTCAAGCACATCATGAATCTCACGGACGTGGAGGACAAACTCATCCGGACCTGCCGCGAAACGGGGGAGTCGCTCAAGTCGGTGACCGAGCGCTACGCCAACGCGTTCTTTCAGGACCTCGATACCCTGGGGATCCGCCGCGCGTCCGCATATCCGGCCGCCACGGATCACATCGAGGAGATGGTGGCGATGATCAAGGCGTTGCGCGAGAAGGGACACACGTACGAAGCGGATGGAAGCGTCTATTTCCGCCTGGGCAGCTTTCCCGACTATGGCAAGCTCAGCCACATGGACCTCGAACAACTGCAGAATGGGGCCAGCGGCCGGGTCGATCATGACGAATACGAAGCGGGCGACGCGCGCGATTTCGTGCTCTGGAAAGCCTATGTCGAAGAGGATGGCGATGTCTTCTGGGAGACGGAGCTGGGCAAGGGACGCCCGGGCTGGCACATCGAGTGCTCGGCCATGGCGGTGAAGTACCTGGGCAACCACTTCGACATTCACTGCGGCGGGGTGGACAACATCTTTCCCCACCACGAGAACGAAATCGCCCAGTCCTGCTGCGCGACCGGCGGCCACTTCGTGAATTACTGGCTCCACTGCGCCCACCTGATGGTGGACGGCCGCAAGATGTCGAAGTCGCTGGGGAATTTCTACACGCTCCGCGATCTGCTGGAACGCGGGCTCGACCCGCTGGCGATCCGCTGGGCGCTGCTGGCCATTCACTACCGCCAGCCCAACAATTTCACGATCAAGACCGTGGAAGACGCCAGCCAGGCCCTCCAGCGCATCCGCGATTTCCGGCAGCGCCTGGGCGAAGTCCGCGGGCCGGGCGGAGACCTCCGGGAGCGCTGCGAGGCCTGCGAAACGGAATTCACCCGCGCGCTGGACGACGACTTGAACATTTCCGGCGGCCTGGGAGCGGTGTTCGATTTCATTCGGGCGGCGAACCGGGAACTCGACGCGCAGGCGGTGGGCGAGGAGGGCGCGGCCAATGCGCTCGCCTTGCTCGATCGCCTGAACGAGGTGACCGGCCTTTTCGCGCCCGGCGCGGGTTCCGAGGAAACCCCCGCCGATATCATCGAGCGCGTCAACCAGCGGCAACAGGCCCGCCGCGACAAGGACTTCGCGCGGGCGGACGCCATCCGCGACGCCCTGGCGGCGGAAGGCTGGATCATCGAAGACACCCCCGACGGCGCCCGGGTGAAGCGGGCCTGA
- a CDS encoding sigma-70 family RNA polymerase sigma factor, which yields MRELDDWALVERAQSGNSDAFALIVRRYQGPVVHFCYRMVGSRQDAEDIAQEAFLRVYRYLGRLRPEARFSTFLFGIARNLALNHLRDARRRGRDRAQPLDARPDVESRYGRPAHDAEASETGARIAAALAQLSPEHRMAVHLREIEGLDYADIARIMRCRPGTVKSRLARARDQLRRLILEQESDAP from the coding sequence ATGAGGGAACTCGATGACTGGGCGCTTGTAGAGCGGGCGCAATCCGGAAACAGCGATGCGTTTGCCCTGATCGTGCGGCGGTATCAGGGACCCGTCGTGCACTTTTGCTACCGTATGGTCGGTTCCCGGCAGGATGCCGAGGATATTGCGCAGGAGGCTTTCCTGCGGGTCTACCGCTATCTGGGCCGCCTGCGCCCGGAAGCCCGGTTTTCCACCTTCCTCTTCGGGATCGCGCGCAATCTGGCGCTCAATCACCTGCGGGATGCGCGCCGGCGCGGCCGGGACCGGGCGCAGCCCCTGGACGCGCGCCCCGATGTGGAATCGCGCTACGGGCGCCCCGCGCACGACGCCGAGGCAAGCGAAACCGGCGCGCGCATCGCCGCCGCGCTGGCGCAGCTCAGCCCCGAGCACCGGATGGCCGTCCATCTGCGCGAAATCGAAGGTCTGGACTACGCGGACATCGCCCGGATCATGCGGTGCCGGCCGGGCACGGTGAAAAGCCGCCTGGCCCGCGCGCGCGACCAGTTGCGGCGGCTGATCCTCGAACAGGAGAGTGACGCACCATGA
- a CDS encoding undecaprenyl-diphosphate phosphatase — MDYIKAFILAVVEGVTEFLPVSSTGHLILVESLLAMGDDPSFTATFIVIIQLPAILSVCVYFRKTLWPFEGGSLDPATVTLWTKVVAAFLPAAVLGFLLDDFIETLFDDLVVAAALIVGGIVLIVIEQRKHQGATDTIAALTYRQAVGIGFIQCLAMIPGTSRSGATIIGGLLLGASRPVAAEFSFFLAIPTMLGATAYKLVKSGFAFTSHQWALIAVGSVVSFLVAYAVIAMFMAYIRRHTFVAFGVYRIVLGLIVLLVLYVL; from the coding sequence TTGGATTACATTAAAGCATTCATTTTGGCGGTGGTGGAAGGTGTGACGGAGTTCCTTCCGGTCAGCAGCACCGGCCACCTTATTCTTGTCGAGTCGCTCCTGGCGATGGGCGACGACCCGAGCTTTACGGCGACGTTTATCGTCATTATCCAGTTGCCCGCGATTCTCTCGGTCTGTGTTTATTTTCGCAAGACCTTGTGGCCGTTTGAGGGCGGGTCGCTCGATCCCGCCACGGTGACCCTCTGGACGAAGGTGGTCGCCGCGTTTCTTCCGGCCGCCGTGCTCGGTTTCCTGCTCGACGATTTCATCGAGACGCTGTTCGACGACCTGGTGGTGGCGGCCGCGCTGATCGTGGGCGGTATCGTGCTCATCGTCATCGAGCAGCGGAAGCACCAGGGGGCGACCGACACGATCGCGGCGCTGACGTACCGGCAGGCCGTGGGGATAGGCTTCATTCAGTGCCTGGCGATGATCCCGGGGACATCCCGATCCGGCGCAACCATCATCGGGGGCCTGCTGCTTGGCGCGAGCCGCCCCGTTGCCGCGGAGTTTTCGTTCTTTCTCGCCATTCCCACGATGCTTGGGGCGACGGCCTACAAGCTGGTGAAGAGCGGATTCGCCTTCACATCGCACCAGTGGGCGCTGATCGCGGTGGGCTCGGTGGTGTCCTTTCTGGTGGCGTACGCGGTAATTGCGATGTTCATGGCCTACATCCGCCGCCACACCTTTGTGGCGTTTGGGGTATACCGTATCGTTCTGGGGTTGATCGTCCTTCTGGTTCTATACGTGCTCTAG